GCTCGACGGGGCGTTCCAGGTGATCCACGGCATGCCGGGCGGTGGGGTCGTGCTCGTCCTGGTGGGCATCGGGTTCCTCGCCTACGGGGTCTACAGCTTCTTCCGCGCGAAGTACGCCCGCCTCTGACCGACGCCACGACGCCCGGCGGGGGTCGCGGACGCTGAACATGTTGGACGCGTGCGGAGGCGTCCACCGGTAGGGACGGAGCATGCACACCGACGCCACCTCCGGACCCGTGACCGTCTTCTGCGACGAGCAGGCCGTCCTCGTCGAGAGCATCGTCTGGGACCCCGAGCACGAGCGACTCCGCTGGACGGACATCACGCTCGGTCTGCTCACGACCGCCCGCGCCGACGGCACGGTCGAGTCGAGCGTCGCGTTGCCGCCGCCCCTCGCGAGCTTCCAGCCGCGGGCCACCGGCGGGTTCGTCGCCGCCCTCGGGGACACCGTCGTGCTCACCGACGCGCGCGGGACCGTCGAGCGCGAACTCGCCCGGGTCCGGCACGCGACGCCGGACATGCGCTTCAACGAGGGCAAGTGCGACCCGTTCGGCCGGTTCGTCGTCGGCAGCATGGACCTCACCGACCGCGACCCGGCCGGTGCGCTGTACTCGGTGGAGCCGGACGGATCGGTCCGGGTGCTCCGCGGTGGATTCGGCGTCACGAACGGCATCGAGTGGTCCGAAGACGGCTCCGTGATGTACGTCACCGACACCAGCACGCAGACGATCTACCGGGGGAGCTACGGGCCCGACGGGGAGCTCGGCGACCTCGAGCCGTTCGTCAGCGGTGCCGCGCACGACGGCCTGGTCCGCGACGACGAGGGGTGTCTCTGGACCGCGGTGTACGGCGGCGGCCGGGTCGAGCGCTGGAGCCCGGCCGCCGAGCACCTGGAGACCGTCGAGGTGCCGGCACCGAACGTCACCTCGGTGGCCTTCGGTGGACCCGACCGGTCGACGCTCTTCATCGGCACCGCGCGGGAGAACGCGACCGAGGAGCAGCTCGAGCGCGCGCCGCACTCCGGCGCCGTGTTCGCTGTGCGGACTCGCGTGCACGGCAGCCCGGCGTCCGCGTTCGGCGGCTGAACCGCGGGTATCGTGGGCGGTCGCCAGCAACACGGGAGGCCCACGTGCACGAGGACGACACCACCCCGCACACCCACGGGACCGCGCCCGGCGAGGGGAGCGCGCCGAGCGAGGGGAGCGCGCCCGACGGCGGCACGGCTGCGCCGGCACCGGACCCGGCCGGGCGGCTCGCGGACGCCGAGGACGCCGACGTCACGGTCGAGGTCGACCGGATCGCCGTCGACGGCACCTACGTCCGGGTCAGTTCGATCGGTCACCCGGGTGCGCGGGCGTTCGTGCTCGTCGCCGGGCTCGGCATCGCCGCGACCTACTACGAGCGGCTCGCCCCGCACCTCAACGAGAACGGCCCCGTGCACGCGCTCGACCTGCCGGGCTTCGCGGGCGTCCCGCGCTTCCGGGGTGCGGTGTCGATCGAGCGGTACGCCGACGCGGTCGAGCGGGTCCTCGACGACCTGGGGCTCGAGGACCCGGTGCTCGTCGGGCACTCGATGGGCACGCAGGTCGTCACCGAGGTCGCCGCGCGCCGACCCGAGCTGCGCGACCTCGTCCTCATCAGCCCGGTGGTCGACCGTCGCGCCCGGACGATCCGGCAGTCGGCCGGACGGTTCCTGCGTTCATCGCTGCACGAGCCGGCGGCGGTCCGTTGGCACGGCATCACGGCGTACGCGCTGTGCGGCTGGCACTGGTTCCGGAAGGTCCTGCCGCGGATGATCGCCTTCCCGATCGAGGACCGCGCGGCCGAGGTGCAGGCGCGGACGCTCATCGTGCGCGGTGAGCACGACGCCCTCGTCCCGCGGGACTGGGTGCGGAGCCTGGCGCGGGTCTTCCCGCACGCGGTCCTCCGCGAGGTCGTCGACGGTGCGCACTCCGTCATGCACGCGCAGGCGGACGCCGTCGCGCGGCTCGCGGTCGACCACGTCGCGGGGCGGATCACCGACCGCGGCGTGGGGTCGCTGCAGCGGGTCCGGGACACCACGACGTCGTCCGACCTGGCGCGGCTCAGCGCGAAGGAGGCGTGGCTGGTCCTGAAGTCCCGCTTCATCGAGCTCGCCGGGATGGCGCGGGGGGACGACGGTGCGCTCGAGCAGGCGAAGTCCGCGCACGCGGTCGCGATGGCGGACGGAGACGGCATCCCGGTCGACCCGGAGGACCGCCGCGAGGTCGTCGACGAGGTCGCGCCCGAGGTGCGGGGCCGGTAGCCGCCTCCCGCTGACGGTCCGGCAGGTGGTGCCGGACGCACGGGACTGCAGGCCCGGTGCCGGTCCGTCGGACCGGCACCGGGCCTCCGGTCGGGTCGCCCTGGTGCGGGCCTACGCGTCCGCGGTGATGCGTCCGGGGAGCATGTCGCGCGTCAGCGCGTGCGCCTCGGCGAGCACCTTGCGGGCGTCGTCGGTCTTGTCCCAGACGTTCCAGAGCAGGACGCCGCGGACCGTGTCGTCGTCGTCCAGGTAGTAGACGACGCCGGTGACGTTCGGCTCCTGCCAGTCCTCGACGGTGTGCAGCTTCGTCGAGACCTGCCCGACGGCCTCGTAGCCCATGTCGAAGACGTCCGAGTAGAACATCGGCGTGTGGTCGTAGGTCTCGTCCGCGTCGGCGAGGTTCCGGCCGGCCTGGCGCCCCTGCTGCTGCGCGTTGTCGACGTGCTCGACGCGGCGCGTGCCGAGGATCCGGTCCGGGTACTCGGCGACGTCGCCTGCCGCGAACACCGACTCGTCGTCGGTGACCAGCGTCGAGGACACCACGATGCCGTCGTCCACCGTCAGGCCCGCGTCGGCGGCGAGCTGCGTCTGCGGCTCGATGCCGAGACCGACGACGACCGCATCCGCCTCGAGCACGGAGCCGTCGTCGAGCGTCAGGGTGACGCCGCCCGCCGTCTGCGTGCCGGACTCGACGCGGCGGCCGAGGCGCAGCTCGACCCCGTGGTCGACGAAACGCTGCTGGAACGCGTGCGCGAGCCCGTCGGGGAACATCCGCGCGCCCACGGTCTCGTCGGGGTCGACGAGCGTGACCTTCGCCCCGTTCTGCACGACGCCCGACGCGATCTCGGTGCCGATGTACCCGCCGCCGACGACGGCGACGTGCGCCCCGGCGTCCGCGAAGGCCCGGAGCTTCCGGTAGTCCGCCGCGCTCCGGTAGTCGAGGACGCGGTCCGACGGCTCGAGTCCCGGCAGGCCGCGGGGCTTGCCACCGGTGGCGAGCAGGAGTCGCTCGTAGCCGTGGGTCTGGCCGTCGGCGGTCGTGACGGTCTTCGCCGCGCGGTCGATCGCGGTCACCGCGGACCCGAGCACGAAGGTCGCGCCGGTCTCCTCGGTGTGCAGGTCGACCTTCTCGTCCCAGTCGAACTCCGGGTCGGTCCAGAGCTTCTTCGACAGGGCCGGGCGGGCGTACGGGCGGTCGTGCTCCTCGCTGAGGATCCCGATCGAGCCGTCCTGGTCGATCTCGCGGATCCCGCGGGCTGCGGCGTCGGCGACCATGCCGCCGCCGACGATGAGGTACCGGAAGTCGGTCATGTGCGTCCCTCGTGTGGGTGGGTGTCTAGATGGTGGCGACCGAGCCGGAGTCGACCCGGTAGTTCGACCCGTTGACGAAGCTCGCGAGGTCGGAGCACAGGAAGGCGACGACGTTCGCGACCTCCTCGGGCTCACCGCGGCGGCCGAGCTCCATGTACGGGCGCTGCTCGTCGAGGAAGCTCGTGATCGCCTCGTCGAAGGACGTGCCCCGCTCCTTCGCCCGCTCGTCCATCATCGCGTCGGTCATCGGCGTGTGGATGAAGGCGGGGCTGACGGTGTTCACGAGCAGCCCCTCGGACGCGTACGAGCGGGAGAGTCCCTTCGCGAACGACAGCACGCCCGCCTTCGCGGCGCAGTACGGCAGCTCGTCGTCGTACGGCTGGGACGCGTCCTCGGACACGAGGTACACGATCCGGCCCCAGCCGCCGTTCCGCAGGTCCGCGATGAACTCGCGGGTGATGCGGACCGGGCCCATCAGGTCGACGTCGATGGTGTCGAGCCATCCCTGTTCGTCGACCTCGTGGAACAGGCCCTGCGCGCCGGTGATGCCCGAGGACTGCACGAGGATGTCGATCTCGCCGACGGCGTCGCGCACCCGGTCGTGCAGTGCGGCGAGGCTCCCGGCGTCGGTCACGTCCGCGGCGAAGGCGAAGAGCTTGCCCGGAGGCGCCTCCAGCTGGTCCGCGCTGGTGTCGAGACGGCCCTGGTCGAGGTCGGTGACGACCACGGTCGCACCCTCCGCGAGGAGGATGCGCGCCGTGTTCCAGCCGATGCCGGAGTCGCCACCGAAGACCAGGGCGGTCCTGCCCTGGATCCCGAGGTCCACGGTCAGGCGTGCGTCGAGGCCTCGGCGGTCGCCGGGCTCGTGGCCGACGCGAGCGGCGTGCGCGGGGCACGGTTCTCGGCGGAGACCATCCAGGCGAGCTGCTCGAGGCGCTCGATGAACCCGTGCAGCAGGTCGGCGGTCGTCGGGTCCTCGTCGTCGACCTCGTCGTGCACGTCGCGCATGGTGCCGGTGGCCTGGTACAGGCGCAGGGTCACGAGGTCGATCGCGTCGTGCGTGGTGACCTCGCCCTCGGGGAAGGCGTCGAGGTGGCTGGTCGCGGCGACGGTGGCCGAGCGGCCGTCCGGCACGGCGTACAGGGCGCGCATGCGCTCGGCGGTGTCGTCGGCGAACTCACGTGCGGCGTCGACGATCTCGTCGAGCTGCAGGTGCAGGTCGCGGAAGTTGGTCCCGAGGATGTTCCAGTGGGCCTGCTTGCCCTGGAGGTGCAGGTCGATGAGGTCGACGAGGACGGCCTGGAGGTTCTTGGCGAGCGTGTCCGATGCGTGCATGATCGGCTCCTTCCGGATCGGTGCTGACCCTTCCGGTCTACGCGGTCCAGCCCGCACGGTTCCCAGAGCCCGTGGACGGAGGTGTCCCCCGCGGAGGACTCAGTGGGCCGGTGCGGCGTCGACCTGGTCGACGGCACCGCGCATGCGCTCCAGGAACGTCGCGACCACGCGGGCCTCGTCGGCGGTCAGGCCCTCGGCGATGGACATCATCCGGCGGTGCATGACCCCGAGGGTCGCGCGGACCTCGTCGTCGGTCTCGGTCGTCGGGGTGATGACGAGCGCGCGGCGGTCGGTCGGGTGCGGGTCGCGGCGCACGTGGTTCGACTTCACGAGCCGGTCGATCAGGATCGTCGTCGACGCGGACGAGATCTTCAGGTAGGCCGCCAGGTCCTTCGGCTTCACGATGCGGCCGGCGCGCTGCGCCTGCAGCAGGTACCGGACCGCCAGCAGGTCGGTCTCGCCCATGCCCATCGAGTCGCGGGTGCGGCGGCGCATGGCGGTCTCGGCGGCGCGGTAGCGGCGGAGCGCGTTGAGCACGGCGACACCGCGCTGGGTGGCGTCGTCGTCGGGGAACCAGTACCCCGACGCCTCCGTGATCTCCTGCGTCGACATGGCGTTCAGGGTAACCCCTCTGGTATCTCGCCTGTCTAGCGGTCCGTCGTCACGAGCGGACGGGAGGCACGGTGCCAGCTGGCACCGCGCCTCCCGTCCGTCCCGTGGTCGCGATCCGACGCGACCGGGTGGCGACTGCGGAATCAGGCCGCGACGGGCTCCGCAGCGGCCTCGGCGAGCGCGCGCAGCGCGCCCTGGACGAGCTCGACGACCTCGGCGTCCTCACGGGGGTGCGTCTCGGCGAAGCGGACGACGGACTGCGGGATGGCGACCTTGACGTCCTCGAGGACGCGTGCACCCGCGATGCCGGCGGCCTTGCGCGCGTCGTCGTGTGCCCAGACGCCGCCGTACTGGCCGAAGGCGGACCCGATGACGGCGAGCGGCTTGCCGGACAGCGGCGAGGCGCCGAACGGACGCGAACCCCAGTCGAGCGCGTTCTTCAGCACGGCCGGGATCGTGCCGTTGTACTCGGGCGTGACGAGCAGCACGGCGTCCGCGTCGGCGACCGCCTGGCGGAACGCGACGGCGGCGGCCGGCGGGGTGTCGCCGTCGATGTCCTCGTTGTAGAAGGGCAGGTCGACGATGCCGTCGAAGGTCGAGAGCGTGATGCCCTCCGGAGCGTGCTGGTCGGCCGCCTCGGCGAGCTGGCGGTTGATCGAGCCGGCGCGGAGGCTGCCGACGAGGACGAGGACGTTCGTCATGGAGATCCTTTCTCTCGGGACACGAATGGTGTCAGGAACAACCAATGAGCCGGCTGGGTCACCCATTCCCGACACGGCCCCGGCTCGGTAGGTTGACCGGGTGAGCACCCCTCGGACGCCCGCCAGCACACCCCGCACGACCGACCCGGACTGGTGGCGGCAAGCCGTCGTCTACCAGGTGTACCCGCGGAGCTTCGCGGACACGGACGCCGACGGCCTCGGCGACCTCGCCGGGGTGACGAGCCGCGTGCCGTACCTCGCCGCGCTCGGCGTCGACGCGATCTGGCTGTCCCCGTTCTTCCCGTCGCCGCTCGCCGACGGCGGGTACGACGTGGCGGACTACCGCGACGTCGACCCGCGACTCGGGACGCTCGCCGACGCGGATGCCCTGCTGGCCGCCGCGCACGAGCACGACCTGCGGATGATCGTCGACATCGTGCCGAACCACACCTCCGACCAGCACGAGTGGTTCCGGGCGGCGCTCGCCGCGGAACCGGGGTCGCCGGAGCGCGCGCGGTACGTGTTCCGCGAGGGCTCCGGACCCGACGGGTCGCTGCCGCCGAGCGACTGGGTCTCGAACTTCGGCGGGAGCGCCTGGACCCGGGTGCCGGACGGGCAGTGGTACCTGCACCTGTTCGCGCCGGAGCAGCCCGACCTGGACTGGTCGAACCCCGAGGTCCGCGCCGACTTCGAGGACACGCTGCGGTTCTGGTCCGACCGCGGGGTCGACGGCTTCCGCGTGGACGTCGCGCACGGGCTCGCGAAGGACCTGTCGACGCCGTACCGGCACTCGGACGAGCAGGCGCTGCCGCTCGACGGCTCGGACCCGCTGTACGACCGCGACGAGGTGCACGAGATCTTCGCGACCTGGCGGACCGTGCTCGACGAGTACGATCCGCCCCGCGCCGCCGTCGCCGAGGCCTGGGCGCCGGCGCCGCGCCGCGTGCTCTACGCCAGGCCGACCGAGCTCGGGCAGGCGTTCAACTTCGACCTGCTCGAGTCACCGTTCGACGCCGACTCGTTCCGCACGATCGTCGAACGGAACCTCGCCGCGTCCGCCGAGTCCGGAGCGTCGAGCACGTGGGTGCTCTCGAACCACGACGTCGTCCGGCACGCGACCCGGTACGGGCTGCCCGACGGCACCGACACCGACGCCTGGCTGATGACCGACGGCACCGACCCGGTGCTCGACCGGGAGCGCGGGCTCCGGCGTGCGCGGGCGGCGACGCTGCTCGTGCTGGCACTCCCGGGCTCGTCGTACGTCTACCAGGGCGAGGAGCTCGGCCTGCAGGAGGCCGCGGCCATCCCGCACGCGCAGCTGCAGGACCCGAAGTGGCTGCGCACCGGGCACACGGTCAAGGGTCGGGACGGCTGCCGCGTGCCGATCCCGTGGACGCGCTCCGGGCCGTCGTTCGGCTTCGGCGACACCGCGCCGCACCTGCCGCAGCCCGAGGACTTCGGCGCGTGGTCGGTGGAGGCCGAGGACGGCGCCGCGGGGTCGACCCTCGAGCTGTACCGCGCGGCGACGGCGGCCCGGCGTCGGCTGCAGCGCGGCGAGGAACTGCACTGGGTCGAGGCGGGCGACGGCGTCGTGGCGTTCGCGCGGCACGACGGCTGGCGGTCCGTGACGAACTTCGGGACGACGCCGGTGCCGATGCCCGCGGGCGCGGTCGTCGTCGCTTCTGGGCCGCTCGACGACGAGCACACGCTGCCTGGTGAGACGACGGTCTGGCTCAGCTGACCGACGGGCTCCTTCCTCCCCAAGCCGCCGGCGGCGGGCGGCTCTCCACAGTGTGCGGCGCACGCCGTCGGCGGATGCTCCCCGATCGCGACGATCGGGGCATGAACCGACACACATCCCCATCCGGCGGCCCACCCGCCGCATCCGCCGCGCCCGCTGACCGTCCTGCCCGACCCGCGACGGACTGCTCGAGGCGCTGGTGGCGCCGACGGCCCGGACTGGTCGCCGCCGGCGTGGCCACGGCGCTCGGCCTGCTCGGCGGACCCGCGGTGCTCGTCGCGCCGTCGTCCGCCGGCTCGCTGCCCTTCCCCTACGTCGCCGACTTCTCGGACGTCGCCGGTGGCACTCTGAGCGGGGACGCCGCGATCGTCGACGGACGGCTCCGGCTGACCGACGACGAGCTCAGCCAGGCGGGGGCGTGGTCCACGGACGACACGTTCTCGTCCGACCTCGGGCTCGACATCGAGTTCGACTACGCGATGTACCACGAGGGCACGCGTGCGGGGGCGGACGGACTGCTGCTGTTCCTCGCCGACGGCGCCGCACCGCAAGGCGTCGGCCAGTCCGGTGCCGGCCTCGGGTACGCTTGCCGCTTCCACGAGACCCAGGGCGGGGACCACCCCTGCGACCTGCCCGGACTGCCCGGGGCCTTCGCCGGCATCGCCATCGACCGGTACGGCAACTTCTCGCTGCCGCTCAACCTGTCCGGCCCCGGCGCCGCACCGGACTCGGTGGTGGTCCGCGGATCGGGCGACGGACTCGACGGCTACCGGTACGTCGCCGGCACCGACGTCCCGCGCGGCGTCCAGACCGACGGACCCGAACCCCGGACCGTACGGGTGACGCTGCTGCCGCAGGACGACGGCGGCCTCGCGCTCACGGTCCGGCTCGAGACCGAGGCCGGTGCGCTCCGGACCGTCCTCGACCAGGTGCCGCTCCACGGCGACGGCCAGGCGCCGCTGCCACCGACGCTGCGGCTCGGGTTCGCGGCGTCGACCGGCAGCTACGTCGACGTGCACGAGATCGACGAGCTCCGGGTGCAGGTGCCGGTCGACCTCGCCGTCGACCAGGACCTGGCACCGGAGGTCACCGCGGGCGAGCAGGTCCGCTGGGACGTCGTCGCGCGCGATGCCGGGCCGAGTGCATCGGACCCGAGCCGCCTGACGGTCGACGTGCCGGCAGGGCTGCGGGACGTCTCCTGGACGTGTCGTGGGGTCGACGGCGGCACGTGCGGCGCCGGCAGCGGGACGGGTGCGGTGTCCACCGACCTCGGGCTCCCACGGGGTGCCGGTGCGGTGGTCACCGTGACCGGTACGGTCCCGGACGACGCGACCGGCACCCTGACGAGCCGTGCGGTGCTCGAACCGGCGTCGGGGCTCGCCGACACCTTCGTCGACGACAACGTCTCGGTGGCCGAGACGCGTGTCCGGGACGACGACGGACCCGGACCGGGACCCGTCGCGCGGCTCGGCACCGAGAAGTCCGTCGAGCCCGCGACCGACGTCCACCCGGGCGACGAGCTCACCTACGCGCTCACCGCCCGGAACGACGGGACCGTCGACGCCGAGCGCGTGGGCGTCACGGACGAGCTGCCCGCCGCCGTGCGCTTCACCGGGTCCGACGACGACTGCACGGCGGACGGACAGCTCGTGACGTGCCGGTCGGCGGACACCCTCGCGCCGGGGGAGCGTCGTACCTTCACGATCCGGACGGTCCTCGACGAGACCTACCGCGGGGACGGTTCCGACGTGGTCAACGTCGCGACGGCGACCTCGCCGTCCGACCCGGACGGGGGCGACCCGTCACCCGGCGTCGCGGTCGGGGTGGTCGACCCCGGCGACGGAGACGGGGGTACTGACGGCGACGGCGGCGGGACGAGCGCCTCGCCCGGACCGGCCACGGACACAGCAGGACCTGGCGCCGGCGGACGCGGCCCCGGATCCGGACCAGGACGTGGCGGGTCCCTCGCCTACACCGGTTCGTCCGGCCTCGGTCTGCTCGCGCTCGTCGGTGCGGCGGTGACGGCGCTCGGCATTACGGGCTGGTGGGCGGTCCGACGCCGCAGGGCGCGCACGGACACGACGGACCCGGCCGGCGGCTGACGGGGCTGACCGGCTGGTGGCCGGAGTGCGGCGGCTCGGTGCTCCCTCAGCGCCGGCCGCCGCCGTCCGGTCGGCTCGCAGCGGGCACGGCGGTACGATTGGGCCACCACCCGCATGCCCGAAAGAGGTCTCGTGTCCGACTCCGTCGACGACGCCGACGAGCGCGCGCGGTACTGGCCGATCCCCGTCCTCCGGGCCGTCCCAGCCGCGGTCGTCGCCGTCGTCATCACCTTCTCCGCCAACCACGCCGCCGGCTACGGGCTCGTGCTGTTCGGCGCCGTCGCCCTCGTCGACGCCGTCGTCCTGGCGGTCGCGGGTACCCGCCGGCTGACGGACGACCCACGGTCGCGGCGGACGACACTGGTGCACGCGGGCATCGACGTCGTCGCGGCGGTCGCGGCCTTCGCGACGAGCAGCCTCGGTCTGCCGGCGTTCATCGCGGTCGTCGTGGCCTGGGCGATCCTGTCCGGGGCACTCGAGCTCACCCAGGGACTGCGAGCACGCAGTCGGTCCCCGTTCGCCCGCGACTGGACGACCATCGGCGGCCTGACCCTGCTGCTGGCCGTCGCCTTCCTGCTCACCCCGCCGGACTACTCGCAGCGGCTCGGCGGCATCGAGAAGGTGTCGGGCACCCTCGACGCCTCGATCGTCCTCGTCGGCCTGCTCGGCGCCTACCTCGCCATCGCGGCGGTCTTCCACGTGATCGCCGGACTCTCGCACAAGTGGGGAACGGCGGCGCCGACCGCAGCCCCGGACGGAGCACCCCACGCATGAACGCCCCCAGCCGTCGCGACCGTCTCCGTCCGGCGGAGCTCCTCGTGATCTCCGCGATCGTCGCCGTGTTCATCGGCCTCGTCGTGCTGTTCTCGACGCGGGAGTTCGTGCTCGCCCTGGTCTTCCTCGGCATCGCCTTCATCGTCGTCGTGGTGGTCCTCGCGATGCTGCAGCTCGCGTCGTCGAGCGACCAGGACGACAACGACATGCTCGGTGGGCACAAGGCCCCCGGTGAACGCGTCGAGGGCGACGACTTCCACTGACGTCCGCCCAGCCCGCCCGGCCCGGGGCCCGCGGCTGACGCAGGCACGACACGCCCGAGGTCACGAATCGTGAACGGTCCTGTCAGGACCGCGGGTCCTGCCGACATCTCCAGGGTGAGGGAGGTGGGGTGTGGACGTGACCACGGAGACGGACGCGGTGCTCGTCCGGGCGATGGCCACGGGCGACCGTGGCGCGCTCGCCCGCGCGTTCGACCGCTACGCCGCGACCCTCACCCGGTACACCTGGGCGCTCGCGGATGACCGGCAGGACGTCGAGGAGGTCGTGCAGGACGCCTTCCTGACGCTCTGGCAGCGCTCGCCGACGCTCGAACTCCCGGCGGACACGGTGCTGCCGTGGCTGCTCGTGGTGTGCCGCAACCTGGCGTTCAACGCGGGACGGAAGCGCACCAAGCACCGCGCCGACGAGCTGCCCGAGACCCTGGCGACCCCGTCCGACCACGGGGAGGCCGCCGAGACGCTCCGCTGGGTGCGCGCCGAGATCGCGGCGTTGCCCGAACTCGACCGGCGCATCTGCGAGCTGTGCCTGCTCGAGGGGCACTCGTACGCCGAGGCCGCGGAACTCCTCGGTCTGTCCGTCGGCGCGGTCACCCAACGCGTCTCCCGCAACCGTCG
The Curtobacterium citreum genome window above contains:
- a CDS encoding glycoside hydrolase family 13 protein yields the protein MSTPRTPASTPRTTDPDWWRQAVVYQVYPRSFADTDADGLGDLAGVTSRVPYLAALGVDAIWLSPFFPSPLADGGYDVADYRDVDPRLGTLADADALLAAAHEHDLRMIVDIVPNHTSDQHEWFRAALAAEPGSPERARYVFREGSGPDGSLPPSDWVSNFGGSAWTRVPDGQWYLHLFAPEQPDLDWSNPEVRADFEDTLRFWSDRGVDGFRVDVAHGLAKDLSTPYRHSDEQALPLDGSDPLYDRDEVHEIFATWRTVLDEYDPPRAAVAEAWAPAPRRVLYARPTELGQAFNFDLLESPFDADSFRTIVERNLAASAESGASSTWVLSNHDVVRHATRYGLPDGTDTDAWLMTDGTDPVLDRERGLRRARAATLLVLALPGSSYVYQGEELGLQEAAAIPHAQLQDPKWLRTGHTVKGRDGCRVPIPWTRSGPSFGFGDTAPHLPQPEDFGAWSVEAEDGAAGSTLELYRAATAARRRLQRGEELHWVEAGDGVVAFARHDGWRSVTNFGTTPVPMPAGAVVVASGPLDDEHTLPGETTVWLS
- a CDS encoding NADPH-dependent FMN reductase, whose amino-acid sequence is MTNVLVLVGSLRAGSINRQLAEAADQHAPEGITLSTFDGIVDLPFYNEDIDGDTPPAAAVAFRQAVADADAVLLVTPEYNGTIPAVLKNALDWGSRPFGASPLSGKPLAVIGSAFGQYGGVWAHDDARKAAGIAGARVLEDVKVAIPQSVVRFAETHPREDAEVVELVQGALRALAEAAAEPVAA
- a CDS encoding Dps family protein — translated: MHASDTLAKNLQAVLVDLIDLHLQGKQAHWNILGTNFRDLHLQLDEIVDAAREFADDTAERMRALYAVPDGRSATVAATSHLDAFPEGEVTTHDAIDLVTLRLYQATGTMRDVHDEVDDEDPTTADLLHGFIERLEQLAWMVSAENRAPRTPLASATSPATAEASTHA
- a CDS encoding DUF7507 domain-containing protein yields the protein MATALGLLGGPAVLVAPSSAGSLPFPYVADFSDVAGGTLSGDAAIVDGRLRLTDDELSQAGAWSTDDTFSSDLGLDIEFDYAMYHEGTRAGADGLLLFLADGAAPQGVGQSGAGLGYACRFHETQGGDHPCDLPGLPGAFAGIAIDRYGNFSLPLNLSGPGAAPDSVVVRGSGDGLDGYRYVAGTDVPRGVQTDGPEPRTVRVTLLPQDDGGLALTVRLETEAGALRTVLDQVPLHGDGQAPLPPTLRLGFAASTGSYVDVHEIDELRVQVPVDLAVDQDLAPEVTAGEQVRWDVVARDAGPSASDPSRLTVDVPAGLRDVSWTCRGVDGGTCGAGSGTGAVSTDLGLPRGAGAVVTVTGTVPDDATGTLTSRAVLEPASGLADTFVDDNVSVAETRVRDDDGPGPGPVARLGTEKSVEPATDVHPGDELTYALTARNDGTVDAERVGVTDELPAAVRFTGSDDDCTADGQLVTCRSADTLAPGERRTFTIRTVLDETYRGDGSDVVNVATATSPSDPDGGDPSPGVAVGVVDPGDGDGGTDGDGGGTSASPGPATDTAGPGAGGRGPGSGPGRGGSLAYTGSSGLGLLALVGAAVTALGITGWWAVRRRRARTDTTDPAGG
- a CDS encoding MarR family winged helix-turn-helix transcriptional regulator codes for the protein MSTQEITEASGYWFPDDDATQRGVAVLNALRRYRAAETAMRRRTRDSMGMGETDLLAVRYLLQAQRAGRIVKPKDLAAYLKISSASTTILIDRLVKSNHVRRDPHPTDRRALVITPTTETDDEVRATLGVMHRRMMSIAEGLTADEARVVATFLERMRGAVDQVDAAPAH
- a CDS encoding SMP-30/gluconolactonase/LRE family protein codes for the protein MHTDATSGPVTVFCDEQAVLVESIVWDPEHERLRWTDITLGLLTTARADGTVESSVALPPPLASFQPRATGGFVAALGDTVVLTDARGTVERELARVRHATPDMRFNEGKCDPFGRFVVGSMDLTDRDPAGALYSVEPDGSVRVLRGGFGVTNGIEWSEDGSVMYVTDTSTQTIYRGSYGPDGELGDLEPFVSGAAHDGLVRDDEGCLWTAVYGGGRVERWSPAAEHLETVEVPAPNVTSVAFGGPDRSTLFIGTARENATEEQLERAPHSGAVFAVRTRVHGSPASAFGG
- a CDS encoding RNA polymerase sigma factor → MTTETDAVLVRAMATGDRGALARAFDRYAATLTRYTWALADDRQDVEEVVQDAFLTLWQRSPTLELPADTVLPWLLVVCRNLAFNAGRKRTKHRADELPETLATPSDHGEAAETLRWVRAEIAALPELDRRICELCLLEGHSYAEAAELLGLSVGAVTQRVSRNRRRLKKVVMHDEH
- a CDS encoding NAD(P)/FAD-dependent oxidoreductase, which codes for MTDFRYLIVGGGMVADAAARGIREIDQDGSIGILSEEHDRPYARPALSKKLWTDPEFDWDEKVDLHTEETGATFVLGSAVTAIDRAAKTVTTADGQTHGYERLLLATGGKPRGLPGLEPSDRVLDYRSAADYRKLRAFADAGAHVAVVGGGYIGTEIASGVVQNGAKVTLVDPDETVGARMFPDGLAHAFQQRFVDHGVELRLGRRVESGTQTAGGVTLTLDDGSVLEADAVVVGLGIEPQTQLAADAGLTVDDGIVVSSTLVTDDESVFAAGDVAEYPDRILGTRRVEHVDNAQQQGRQAGRNLADADETYDHTPMFYSDVFDMGYEAVGQVSTKLHTVEDWQEPNVTGVVYYLDDDDTVRGVLLWNVWDKTDDARKVLAEAHALTRDMLPGRITADA
- a CDS encoding alpha/beta fold hydrolase — protein: MHEDDTTPHTHGTAPGEGSAPSEGSAPDGGTAAPAPDPAGRLADAEDADVTVEVDRIAVDGTYVRVSSIGHPGARAFVLVAGLGIAATYYERLAPHLNENGPVHALDLPGFAGVPRFRGAVSIERYADAVERVLDDLGLEDPVLVGHSMGTQVVTEVAARRPELRDLVLISPVVDRRARTIRQSAGRFLRSSLHEPAAVRWHGITAYALCGWHWFRKVLPRMIAFPIEDRAAEVQARTLIVRGEHDALVPRDWVRSLARVFPHAVLREVVDGAHSVMHAQADAVARLAVDHVAGRITDRGVGSLQRVRDTTTSSDLARLSAKEAWLVLKSRFIELAGMARGDDGALEQAKSAHAVAMADGDGIPVDPEDRREVVDEVAPEVRGR
- a CDS encoding DUF308 domain-containing protein produces the protein MSDSVDDADERARYWPIPVLRAVPAAVVAVVITFSANHAAGYGLVLFGAVALVDAVVLAVAGTRRLTDDPRSRRTTLVHAGIDVVAAVAAFATSSLGLPAFIAVVVAWAILSGALELTQGLRARSRSPFARDWTTIGGLTLLLAVAFLLTPPDYSQRLGGIEKVSGTLDASIVLVGLLGAYLAIAAVFHVIAGLSHKWGTAAPTAAPDGAPHA
- a CDS encoding SDR family NAD(P)-dependent oxidoreductase — its product is MDLGIQGRTALVFGGDSGIGWNTARILLAEGATVVVTDLDQGRLDTSADQLEAPPGKLFAFAADVTDAGSLAALHDRVRDAVGEIDILVQSSGITGAQGLFHEVDEQGWLDTIDVDLMGPVRITREFIADLRNGGWGRIVYLVSEDASQPYDDELPYCAAKAGVLSFAKGLSRSYASEGLLVNTVSPAFIHTPMTDAMMDERAKERGTSFDEAITSFLDEQRPYMELGRRGEPEEVANVVAFLCSDLASFVNGSNYRVDSGSVATI